One region of Serinus canaria isolate serCan28SL12 chromosome 25, serCan2020, whole genome shotgun sequence genomic DNA includes:
- the MCL1 gene encoding induced myeloid leukemia cell differentiation protein Mcl-1, whose protein sequence is MFAVKPKAVIGFNLYCGGSPALGAGGPGQRPEPAAAAAATAEPPRERPGAAAGRADPPRALIGRSSAPRALIGCGATLWRPEEELDGCEPEPERGPAADSLPGTPPGPPDGLRQDSLELISRYLREVAGEAQPSAKKLFPGLLGGPGRPGAAGDAVMEKALETLRRVGDGVMRKHELAFQGMLRRLQIQQEEDLQSVVEVAAQMFSDGVTNWGRVVTLITFGAFVAKHLKSIQQEQSISSLAGIITDALVSSKREWLESQGGWEGFVDFFRVEDLEGSIRNVLMAFAGVAGLGASLAYMIR, encoded by the exons ATGTTCGCCGTGAAACCGAAAGCTGTCATCGGCTTCAACCTCTACTGCGGCGGCTCCCCGGCGCTGGGTGCCGGCGGGCCGGGGCAGCGCCCGGagcccgcggccgccgccgccgccaccgcggAGCCGCCCCGGGAGCgccccggagccgccgccggcCGCGCCGACCCCCCCCGCGCGCTGATTGGTCGAAGCTCGGCGCCTCGCGCGCTGATTGGCTGCGGCGCGACTCTCTGGCGCCCCGAAGAGGAGCTGGATGGATGCGAGCCCGAGCCcgagcgcggccccgccgccgaTTCACTGCCCGGGACCCCACCGGGGCCTCCGGACGGGCTCCGGCAGGACTCGCTGGAGCTCATCAGCCGCTACCTGCGGGAGGTGGCGGGAGAGGCGCAACCCAGCGCTAAGAAGCTTTTTCCGGGACTCCTGGGTGGTCCCGGCCGGCCGGGCGCGGCGGGGGATGCGGTGATGGAGAAAGCGCTGGAGACGCTGCGGAGAGTCGGCGACGGCGTCATGAGGAAACACGAGCTGGCCTTTCAAG GGATGCTGAGGAGGCTGCAGATCCAGCAGGAGGAGGACCTGCAGAGCGTGGTGGAGGTGGCTGCCCAGATGTTCAGTGACGGTGTCACCAACTGGGGACGGGTGGTGACCCTCATCACCTTCGGCGCCTTCGTGGCCAAGCACCTGAAGAGcatccagcaggagcagagcatcagcagcctggctggcatCATCACCGACGCCCTGGTCTCCTCCAAGAGGGAGTGGCTGGAGAGCCAGGGGGGCTGG gAGGGCTTTGTGGACTTTTTCCGCGTGGAGGACCTGGAGGGCAGCATCCGGAACGTTCTGATGGCCTTCGCGGGGGTGGCCGGCCTGGGGGCCAGCCTGGCCTACATGATCCGGTGA